The Campylobacter concisus sequence AACTGCTGAGTATCTGATCGAGAAAAGTCGTCAGATCCAAGTAAGAGATGGGGAATTTGTCCATGCTGGCGAGAAACTAACTGATGGACTAATCTCAAGTCACGATATTTTAAGAATTCTTGGCGAAAAAGCGCTTCACTACTATTTGATTAGCGAGATTCAACAAGTTTATCGTCGCCAAGGTGTTGCGATCGCAGATAAACATATCGAGATCATCGTCTCTCAAATGCTTCGCCAAGTCAAAATCGTTGATAGTGGAAATACAAATTTCATAGTTGGCGATATGGTCTCAAGAAATAAATTTAAAGAAGAGAACGAGCGCATTATGAACATGGGTGGTGAGCCAGCTATTGCTGAGCCGATCCTTCTTGGTGTTACAAGAGCGGCTATCGGAAGTGATAGTGTGATCTCTGCTGCATCGTTCCAAGAGACAACTAAAGTCTTAACAGAAGCATCTATCGCTGCTAAATTTGACTATCTTGAAGATCTAAAAGAGAACGTTATCCTAGGACGTATGATTCCGGTTGGAACTGGTTTTTATAAAGATAAAAAAGTAAAAATCAAAGAAAACTAATACTTCAAGCCCCTATTTTTGGGGCTTAACCTCCTTAAAAAATTAAATCAATTAAAAATTTACAAGCTATTAACTATCACCTAATAAAATCCTTATCTTTGAAATCACATCATGGAGAATTTATGAAAAACGTTGATCTTGGACTTTTATTTATACGTTTAGGACTTGGTATCTGCCTTTTTATGCATGGTTTTGGTAAAATTTTACATGGACTTAGTGGGGTAAAAGGTATATTGGTCAATGCTGGTTTGCCTGAATTTTTAGCATATTTTTCTTATCTTGGAGAGGTCTTAGCGCCAATTATGTTAATTATTGGTTTTTATTCAAGGGTAGGTGCTATCCTAGTTTTAGGTACTAGTATTACTATTTTATACTCGTACTATGGATTTGCAAATTTATTTGCATTAAACGAGGTTAATGGATTTAAATCAGAGCTTATTTACCTTTATATTGCTATTTCACTTTGTATTCTTTTGATAGGTAGTGGCAAATATGCTGTCAAACAAGACTAATACAAAATAAAGACAGCAGAGTTTTTATAAAATCAAGAATTAGATGAACAAGTCTAACTTATTAACCGTTATTTAAGTTTATTTTAAATAAAATTAGGTCTTTTTAATAAATTTAGTTGAAAGGAATTATTGTGCCAACCATAAATCAATTGGTCAGAAAAGAACGCAAGAAAGTGACTGTTAAGTCAAAATCTCCAGCGTTAAAAGAGTGCCCTCAAAGAAGAGGAGTTTGCACTAGGGTTTATACTACAACTCCTAAAAAACCAAACTCGGCTTTGAGGAAAGTTGCCAAAGTTAGGCTAACAAGCGGTTTTGAAGTCATCAGCTATATCGGTGGTGAAGGTCACAACCTACAAGAACACAGTATCGTTTTAGTTCGCGGCGGTAGGGTTAAAGACTTACCAGGTGTTAAATATCACATCGTTCGTGGTGCACTTGATACTGCTGGTGTTGCAAAAAGAACAGTTTCTCGTTCTAAATATGGTGCAAAACGCCCTAAAGCTGGCGCTGCAGCTGCAACAAAAAAGTAAAAATTTAGGTTCGCAGACGTTGCTATAATTTGCAAACGTTTGAGTAAAATTTCATAAAAATTTGAAGGAAAGATCAAAATGAGAAGAAGAAAAGCCCCTGTAAGGGAAGTCTTACCTGATCCGATTTACGGAAATAAAATAATCACTAAATTTATTAATTCTCTTATGTATGATGGCAAAAAAAGCGTCGCTACTGAGATAATGTATGGTGCTATTAAAGCCATAGAAAAGAAAAATGCTGAGGTTAAAGGCATCGACGTTTTTAATGATGCTATTGAAAATGTAAAACCTATTTTAGAAGTTAAATCACGCCGTGTTGGTGGTGCTACTTATCAAGTACCAGTTGAGGTTCGCCCAGCTCGCCAACAAGCCCTTGCTATCCGCTGGCTTATAACTTACGCTAGAAAAAGAAGCGAAAGAACTATGATAGATAAACTAGCGAATGAGCTCTTAGATGCGGCAAACTCAAAAGGTGCATCTTTCAAGAAGAAGGAAGATACTTACAAGATGGCAGAGGCTAATAAAGCATTTGCTCACTACCGCTGGTAAGAAAGAATTAGTATGGCAGAGAGAAAAACGCCTTTACATAAGGTAAGAAATATCGGTATTGCGGCTCACATTGATGCTGGAAAGACAACTACTAGTGAGAGAATTTTATTCTTTACTGGCATGAGCCATAAAATAGGTGAGGTTCATGATGGTGCTGCTACCATGGACTGGATGGAACAAGAAAAAGAGCGTGGTATTACTATTACTTCAGCTGCAACTACGGCATTTTGGAAGGGTTATCAAATAAACCTAATCGACACTCCGGGACACGTTGACTTTACTATCGAAGTTGAGCGTTCTATGCGTGTTCTTGACGGTGCTGTTTCAGTATTTTGTTCTGTTGGAGGTGTTCAACCACAATCAGAAACTGTTTGGAGACAAGCAAATAAATATCACGTACCAAGAATTGTTTTTGTTAATAAAATGGACAGAATTGGTGCAAATTTCTTTAGAGTTGAAGAGCAAATCAGGGAAAGACTAAAAGCAAACCCAATTCCTATTCAAATTCCTATAGGTGCCGAGGATAACTTTAGAGGTGTGGTTGACCTTGTAAGAATGAAAGCTTATGTTTGGAATGACGAGAAAAAGCCAACTGACTATGTAGAAGAAGAAATTCCAGCTGAAGTTAAAGATAAAGCTGAAGAATACCGCGCAAAACTAATCGAAGCTGTTTCTGAAACAGACGATAGCTTGATGGAGAAATTCTTTGCAGGCGAAGAACTAACTGAAGAAGAGATCAAAAAAGGTATAAAAGCAGGCTGCTTAAGAATGACTATCACACCTATGCTTTGCGGAACTGCGTTTAAGAACAAAGGTATCCAACCTCTACTTGATGCTGTTGTTGATTATTTACCAGCTCCAGATGAGATCGCAGCGATAAATGGTGTTTATGAAGATGGCACTGAAGTGACTGTTGAAAGTACAGATAATGGCGAATTTGCTGCTCTTGCGTTTAAGATCATGACTGACCCATTTGTTGGACAGCTAACATTTATCCGTGTTTATAGAGGAAGCCTTGAAAGCGGTAGTTATGCTTACAACACAGTTCAAGACTGCAAAGAGAGAATCGGCCGCTTACTAAAAATGCACTCAAATAAACGTGAAGAGATTACAGAACTTTTCGCTGGTGAAATCGGTGCTGTTGTTGGTCTAAAAAATACCCTAACCGGCGATACTCTTGCAAGTGAAAAAGATAAAGTTATCCTTGAGAGAATGGACTTCCCAGAGCCAGTTATTAGTGTTGCGGTTGAGCCAAAAACAAAAGCAGATCAAGAAAAAATGGCGATCGCTCTTCAAAAACTAGCTCAAGAAGATCCAAGCTTTAGAGTTAGCACTGATGAAGAGAGCGGACAAACTATCATTAGTGGTATGGGTGAGCTTCACCTAGAGATCATTGTTGATCGTATGCTTCGTGAATTTAAAGTAGATGCTGAAGTTGGTCAGCCACAAGTTGCATACCGCGAGACTATCCGTAAGTCAGTTGAACAAGAGTATAAGTATGCTAAACAATCAGGTGGTCGTGGTCAATATGGTCACGTATTCTTACGTATCGAGCCACTTCCAGCTGCTAGTGGATTTGAATTTGTTAACGACATCAAAGGTGGTGTTGTTCCAAAAGAGTACATCCCAGCTGTTGAAAAAGGTTGTAAAGAGGCACTTCAAAGCGGTGTTCTTGCTGGATATCCAGTTGAAGATGTTAAAGTTACACTTTTTGATGGTAGTTACCACGAAGTTGACTCATCTGAAATGGCGTTTAAACTTGCTGCTTCAATGGGCTTTAAAGAGGGCGCTAGAAAAGCAGGCGCGGTTATCCTTGAGCCAATGATGAAAGTTGAAGTTGAGACTCCAGAAGAGTATATGGGTGATGTTATCGGTGACCTTAATAAACGCCGTGGGCAAGTAAATTCAATGGATGATAGAAATGGTGTAAAAATCATTGCAGCTTATTGTCCACTTGCTCAAATGTTTGGCTACTCAACAGATCTTCGCTCAATGACTCAAGGTCGTGCGACTTACTCTATGGAATTTGATCACTACGAAGAAGTTCCTAAAAACGTAAGTGAAGAGATCATTAAAAAGAGAAATGGCTAATTAGCCAAAATAGGGCAGAGCGATCTGCCCTTTAAAATTTAACCACTTGAGTAAAAATTTAAACTAACTTGCAAATTTGTCCTCATAGCTCAGCTGGATAGAGCGCAGAATTCCTAATTCTGAGGCCACAGGTTCGAACCCTGTTGGGGACACCATCATACAATCGCCTTTGTAAAATACAAAGTGCTCAAACAAGTGTTTTTTAAATATACTAAAACATATAATAAGATATAGCAATTTATAAAAATGCTCTTATGCTGATCAGTATAATATAGTAAAAGAAAAAATGTAAAGAATGGACTTTATAAAAAAGATTACAAGTGATATGCAAATAAGATCACTAATATCAAAGAGAAATTTTATAAAAACATAATGGTAAATGACTATATTTCCATCAATCTAGTCGGTTTATCTATATATGCATTCGTAGTGGGTTTAGCTTTTTTATCAACACGTTATATTATTAATTTTTATCTAAACTAATAAATTTTATCAACAAAAATTTTTATATATTTAATAATCCGTGCTAACATTTCAAAAATTTATTTAAGGAGAGTAGATGAAAAAAATTTTACTTTTAGGAGCTGTTTGTTGTATGTTGTCAGCTGATGTTAAAACCGTTAATATAAGCCCAGACGAGATCAAAAAATATGATCAGATTATCGATATAAGAACTCCATCTGAGTGGCAAGAGACTGGCGTTATCGCAGGTGCAAAGACTATAACTTTTAATCCAAACGATAAGAGTGCATTTTTAGAGGAGCTTTCAAAAGAAGTTGATGTCAAAAAACCTATTGCTCTTGTTTGCAGAAGCGGCAGAAGAAGCACAGCAGCTGCAGCAGCGATAGATAGCTCAGATCTTAAGATAATAAATTTAGATGGAGGTATGAGTAGCTTGATTGAGCAAGGCTACAAAACTACGCCTTATAAAAAATAGATAAATTTTTATAATTCTACATTTGACTACAAGATAATTTTATTTTGTAGTCAAATTTTATATCAAATAATAAATTTTATTATTTGATTAACTACCGATTAACTCTAGCTATATATAATTTCATTATATTTATAATAAAGAAGGAGACAAAATGTCAAAAGTTATTTTACAATTAAATGTTATTCAGGCTGATGCAAATGCACTTTATATTAAATTTCACGATCTTCACTGGAATGTAAAAGGTATTCAATTTTTTAGCGTTCATGAATACACAGAAAAGGCTTACGAAGATATGAGTGAGATATTTGACGATACAGCTGAGAGAGCTCTTATGCTTGGTGGCAGACCTATTGTCAAGGCTGAGGAGCTAGCAAAAGTTACTCATATCAAACACGAGCCAAAAGAAATTTACACTCCAACTGAGGTTTTAGAGATTGTCTTGGCTGATTATAAACACCTTTTGGGCGAGTTTAAAAAGCTTGACGAACTTGCAGAAGGCGATACAACAACTCAAATGTATGCACAAGATCAAATCGCAAAATTTGAAAAAGCGATCTGGATGCTAAACGCAACACTTAGCAAATAACTACTAGCGGGAGTTTTCCCGCTCTATCTAAATAAATTCTACTTTTTGGCGATATTGATTCTATAAATTCTAAGGAGCCAAAATGAAAATTTCTCAAATTGCAAACTCATACGATAATTTAGGTCTAAAAGGAAATGTAAAATCAGAAATTTCGCTTCATAAAGATGAAAAGAATATCTCTAAAAAAGAGTCTGAAATTACAAATTTAACAGCCAAAGACATTTCAAATAGCTACTTTTTGCAGTATCAAAAAGATATCGTTAAAAGTAGTAGTTCAAATTTACTAGCCCAAAGCGGCTTAAGCTTTAATGCGCCTAAAAATTTATCAGAAATTTTATCAGGACTTGATCTTGCAAATATCGGCTATAACGGTAAATCTTTAAACGAGCTAAGTAGTGACGAGGCAAATGATCTTATCAGCGAGAATGGATTTTTTGGTATCGCAAATACGGTTGATAGGATAGCTAGCTTTGTGCTAAATGGTGCAGGTGATGACGTGGAAAAACTAAAAGCTGGTAGAGAGGGCGCGGCAAAGGGTTTTGAGGATGCGAAGAAAATTTGGGGAGGTGAGCTTCCTGAAATTTCACAAAAGACTATCGAAAAGACCCTTGAGACACTTGATAAAAAGATCGCCGAGCTTGGCGGTAACGTTTTAAATGTTTCAGCTTAACCATCTTAGGCAGGCTCGCCTAAGATAAATTTGTATGATCGTGTATATAAATTTAGATACGAGCCTTTAATTTCCCGCAAAATTTATTTAATCTTAAAAGTTATACTTCGCCGTTTTACACTAAGGAGAAGAGATGAAAGCTAAAATTTTACTTCCACTGGCAACTGCCATCATGTTTTTGGGTTGCTCATTTTTTGAGGATAACCCACCAGTGCGAAAACAGCCAAGACAGGTCATGCAAAATACACCAGTAAAAAGCTCGATCAAAGGTTTTATAAAAGAGGTTACTTATAAAGATTCAAAATACTGCTATGAAATAGTGGCGAGCGATACAAAAAATCACAAACTCAATAAAGCAAATTTTTGTGCAAATAGATACTATTATGATAAAGGCGACTTGGTCTATGCGACCTTTTATGCAGATAAACTTATAGATATGCTTATTATAAAAGAGGGTGGCTCTAGTGGCTTATATAATGGTATAAAAAAGCCACAAAATGAAGTGATTATTAAAAGAAAAAATGTAAAAACAAATATCGAAGTGCCAAAAGAGGAAAAAATTTCTTTTTAATTACCGTTGATTTACTGCTTGCTTATATAATTTCAACAGCAATCAAAACTAGAACTCCTTTTAAGGGGCAAAGCAACAGCCCCTTTTTCTTTTTACTTCTTTAAAATTTTGTCCTTGTTTTATTTAAAATTATCAACTTTTATCTATTTTTGATTAATTACGGTAAACGATCGGTAACTGAAATTAAAAATTTTAAGCTTCATGTTAAATTTTATTGATTATAATCGTCAGCACAAAACCTTAAAAGGAGAAAAAATGAAACTAACGAAAATTAGTTTAGCCGCTTTGGTTGCTTTAGGTGCATTTTCAAGCGTAGCAAGTGCTACTCCACTTGAAGAAGCTATAAAAAATGTAGATCTTTCAGGATTTGCAAGATATAGATATACTCATACTCATGAGTATGACAAAAGACAAGAAAATGTCATAAAAGCCAATGATGCAAAACATAACTTTAAAATGATTACAAATTTTAAAGCTGCCATCGATGATAACTTCTTTGGTGTTATCGGCCTAAGATATAATGCAAACGATGGTTCAGGTGATAATGTAGACGCAGGAACAGACAAGACAGATACAAAGACACCTTTTAATGTTCACCAATTCTATCTTGGTTATAAAGCTGGAAATACTACTATAACAGCTGGCAAACAAGAGATTGGCTCATACTTTACAGATGATGCTATCGGTACTGGTGTAAGAGTAGTAAATGAAGATATTGAAGGTCTTACCCTAACAGCTTTAGCTTTTGATGCACTAGAGGGTGGAGATGAAAGCGATGGCGATCTATATAAAACAAACGTAACCAATAACCTAGATGGTTACGATGTTGGAAATCTATATGCAGCTGGTATCGCTGGTTCATATGATCCTATCAATTTCCAACTATGGTATGCTAGTCTAACAAATCTAGCTGACCTACTTGCAGCTGATGTTTCAGCAAATTTTGCTATTAATGATGATATTAGCTTAGGCGGTAGAATCAACTATGTAAATAGTACAGCTGATAAAGAAGCAAAAAATTATTTATCTTCATTAAATGGTTATAAATACAATGATGGTAACTTCTATGCTGGTGAACTTTCAGCTTCACTATTTGGTCTTGATTTATCTGCTGGCTATATAGGTTGGAAAGTTCAAGATAAGGGCGCAACATCATTTAGTTTTGAAGATCAAGGTTCTTTGATAGATGCTGGTGAAGATGTATTTGATTGGACGCTTACAGAAGGTAAAGGTAACTTCTTCTATGCAACAAGTGCATATGCATTTGATAAATTTACAGTTGGCTTGGATTATGTAAAAGGCAATATAAAAACTGCAGGAGCAAATAATCAAGATGTAAAAGAGAAAATAGAAGAATTTGTTCCAAGATTTGCTTATCAATACAGCAAAAAGTTGAAATTTAGCTCATTCTACTCTTTCCAAACACATAAATTTGCTAATGATGTTAAAGCAAAAGAAGATAAATTTAGATTTGAGGCTAAATACTCATTCTAATCGTAGCTCATTAATCAACTTATGATATAATCCCGGGTCGGAGTAATCTGATCCGGGATTTTTAAATTTAGAGCAAAATTTCAAGGAAAATTATGAAAAGTATTAAAATTTCTTTTTTGGCGTGTTTTTTGGTGGCAAATGCCTTTGCAGCTTCACAAGTCTACTATATAGAAGCTCGTGGTGAGTTTGGTAAAGAACTTGCAGAAATGGCAAAAAAGCAGGCTAATGATAGAAATGAAAAAGTAAATGTCTATGTCGATGAAGATCCAAGACGCTATAAAGATAATAGAATTTTAAAATTGGGCGTTGATAGAAAGGGCAGATATAGTGTTTCTTTGGGTAAGGAGCTTTATGAAAAGCAATGTGCTAGCTGTCATGGCGAGAATGCTGATAAAAGACCATTTGGTTCAACGCCTCTAAAAAATATGGATGCTAAGGATATTGAAGATAGCATCATCTCTTATAGAAGTGACTCAAGTTTTGGTGGAAGCGGTAAAAATGTAATGCAAAATCAAGCTAAAATTCTTTCAAATAATGACCTTGGTGCGATTCTTGCCTATCTAAAGGGCAAAGATGCATTTGCTGAACAAGACGTAAATGAAAACAAACCAGTCTCTACTCAAACAAAGCAAGGCAGTTATTTAAGATAAGTTTTACTTTGATAGCTTTGTCATAATATAAATAAAAGGAAGCAGATGTTAAATCCAAGATCATTATTTTTAAGTATGGGTCCAGCTATCATTTTGATGATAATCTTTGCCATAGCTAGCGGAGCCGCTACGATAATAGAAAGTAAAACCAGCACAGAAGCTGCATGGTACTATGTTTATGGTGCCAGCTGGTTTGCTCTCATTCAACTACTTCTTGGCATAAATTTGGCCTATAATATCTTTAGATATAACTTAATAGATCCTAAAAAGCTCCCTTCGCTTATCTTTCACCTTGGTTTTATCGTTATCTTAATCGGTGCTGGCATAACAAGATACCTTGGCTTTGAGGCTGATATGCATATAAGAGAAAAAACTCAGTCAAATATCGTTACGACAAAAATATCCTATTTAAATTTAACTGCATTAAACGATAATGGAGAAGAGATAAACGCTGCTTTGCCACTAGGAATTTCTGATGCAAAAAAAGGTTTTGATCTAAAGCTAAAAATAGCAGATAATGAAGCTAATTTAAAATTTAAAGAATTTGTGCCAAATGCAAGTTATAAGTTTGTGGATGATAAAAACGGGCAACCAGTAGTGGAATTTGTGGTTTCAAACGAGAGTGAAAGTGAAGAAATCTTCTTGTTAGAAGAAGAGGAAGCAAGAGTTGCAGATATTAGTTTTATCTTTAATGCTAAACCAGATGAGAGTAAAAAATATGTGCTTTTTAAATTAGTGGACGGAAATTTCACAGTTACTTCAAATACTGATCTTTCAAAATTTACAATGAGTGATAGCTCAAAAACTGAGTTAAAAGCTGGTAGTGTAAATGATTTTGGCATGGGCAGTCTTTATACTATTTCAAATATAAATTTTGCTCCAAGATTAGTTTCGACTCATGCTTTAAGAAAGCTAGTTAGCACAAAAGATAGCGAATTTAACGCCTTGATAGCTGAATTAAATTATAAAGGCGAGAGTAAAGAGATGCATATTTTTTATAACCTAACAGAGCCTTCACGCTTAGCTGTGGCTGGACAAAAATTTAACGCTTCATGGGGTGCGCAGCAAGTTAAACTTCCGTTTAGCTTATACTTAAAAGACTTTGAGCTTAAAAGATATCCTGGCTCAAATTCTCCTATGAGCTATTCAAGTGAAGTTATCGTAAAAGATGATACAAACATGTCAGGGCTTGACTATAAAATTTATATGAATCACGTGCTTGACTATGATGGTTATAGATTTTTCCAAAGTTCATACGATACAGATGAAAAAGGAACCATTCTCTCTGTAAATAAAGATCCAGGCAAGATACCAACTTATATCGGCTACTTTTTGCTTGGGCTTGGCTTTGTGTTAAATGTTGTAAATCCTGGTAGCCGCTTTAGAAAGCTAGCTAAGTTAATAGACAATGAATCAACAAAAGGTGGTAAAAAGGTTGTTGCTATCATTGCCATTATGCTTTTAAGTTTAAGTTTTAGCTCATTAAAGGCTGAAGACTTTTTGCCTAATATCAGCAAAGAGCACACACAAAAGCTTTCTAGACTTATTGTGCAAAGCTCAGATGGTAGAATGAAGCCATTTGACACTCTTAGTAAAGAAATTTTAAATAAAATACATAGAAGCGAGAACATAAATAGCCTAAACTCTAATCAAGCTATGCTTTCAATAATGGTAACGCCTGATTTTTGGCGAAATGAAAAAATTATCTCACTTGGACAAAGCAAGGAGCTAAAAAAAGAGCTTGGCATAGATGAAAATGCAAAGTATGCAAGTTTTAATGATTTTTTTAGAGCTACAAAAGATGGCGGAAGTGAATATAAACTCACAAAATTTGCTGAAATTGCTAATCGTAAGCATCCTGGATCACGCAATACATTTGATAAAGATGTGATAAAGATCGACGAGAGATTGAATGTTTTTTATATGATATTTATTGGTGAAATTTTTAAAATTTTTCCAAAGCAAGATGACCCATCAAACTCTTGGTATTCACCTGCTAGTGCAATGATGTATTTTCCGCCTAAGGAGGCCGATCTAGTCATTAATATGATGAGAGAGTATTTTGCAGCAGTTGATGCAGCAACAAAAGATAATGATTGGAGTAAGGCTGATGCCACACTTGATAAAATTTCAGCCTATCAGCAAAAGTACGGCTCTGCTGTAATGCCAAGTGAAGAAAAGATAAATATAGAAATTTTGTTTAATAAAATTCAAATTTTTGAACGATTGACGCCGGTTTATCTTTTGGCTGGCCTTGCACTTTTATTTTTTGTTTTTATCAAAATGCTAGCTCCAAAGGTCCAGATAAATGGTATTGTAAAGATTGTGTATATTATAAATTTACTAGCTTTTTTTGCTCACACTGTCGGACTTGGACTTCGTTGGTACATTGCTGAGCATGCGCCTTGGAGTAACGCTTATGAATCGATGGTCTATATCGCTTGGGCTTTAGGATTTTCTGGTATCGTCTTTGCAAAACGTAGCCCTATCGCCCTTGCTCTTACGTCTATATTGGCTGGCGTTACATTGTTTGTTGCGCACCTTAGCTGGATGGATCCGCAGATCACTACACTTGTGCCTGTACTTCAAAGCTACTGGCTAACAATACATGTCTCTGTCATTACTGCAAGTTATGGATTTTTAGGGCTTTGCGCGTTACTTGGTGGCTTTACACTATTGCTTATCATTTTGCAAAATAAGAAAAAGCCAAATCCAGAAATTTCTCGTAATATTCTTGAAGCTACTCGTATAAATGAGATGGCTATGATACTAGGACTTAGCTTGCTTACTCTTGGAAATTTCCTAGGCGGTGTCTGGGCGAACGAGAGTTGGGGTAGATATTGGGGCT is a genomic window containing:
- a CDS encoding DoxX family protein codes for the protein MKNVDLGLLFIRLGLGICLFMHGFGKILHGLSGVKGILVNAGLPEFLAYFSYLGEVLAPIMLIIGFYSRVGAILVLGTSITILYSYYGFANLFALNEVNGFKSELIYLYIAISLCILLIGSGKYAVKQD
- the rpsL gene encoding 30S ribosomal protein S12, with translation MPTINQLVRKERKKVTVKSKSPALKECPQRRGVCTRVYTTTPKKPNSALRKVAKVRLTSGFEVISYIGGEGHNLQEHSIVLVRGGRVKDLPGVKYHIVRGALDTAGVAKRTVSRSKYGAKRPKAGAAAATKK
- the rpsG gene encoding 30S ribosomal protein S7, with the protein product MRRRKAPVREVLPDPIYGNKIITKFINSLMYDGKKSVATEIMYGAIKAIEKKNAEVKGIDVFNDAIENVKPILEVKSRRVGGATYQVPVEVRPARQQALAIRWLITYARKRSERTMIDKLANELLDAANSKGASFKKKEDTYKMAEANKAFAHYRW
- the fusA gene encoding elongation factor G; this encodes MAERKTPLHKVRNIGIAAHIDAGKTTTSERILFFTGMSHKIGEVHDGAATMDWMEQEKERGITITSAATTAFWKGYQINLIDTPGHVDFTIEVERSMRVLDGAVSVFCSVGGVQPQSETVWRQANKYHVPRIVFVNKMDRIGANFFRVEEQIRERLKANPIPIQIPIGAEDNFRGVVDLVRMKAYVWNDEKKPTDYVEEEIPAEVKDKAEEYRAKLIEAVSETDDSLMEKFFAGEELTEEEIKKGIKAGCLRMTITPMLCGTAFKNKGIQPLLDAVVDYLPAPDEIAAINGVYEDGTEVTVESTDNGEFAALAFKIMTDPFVGQLTFIRVYRGSLESGSYAYNTVQDCKERIGRLLKMHSNKREEITELFAGEIGAVVGLKNTLTGDTLASEKDKVILERMDFPEPVISVAVEPKTKADQEKMAIALQKLAQEDPSFRVSTDEESGQTIISGMGELHLEIIVDRMLREFKVDAEVGQPQVAYRETIRKSVEQEYKYAKQSGGRGQYGHVFLRIEPLPAASGFEFVNDIKGGVVPKEYIPAVEKGCKEALQSGVLAGYPVEDVKVTLFDGSYHEVDSSEMAFKLAASMGFKEGARKAGAVILEPMMKVEVETPEEYMGDVIGDLNKRRGQVNSMDDRNGVKIIAAYCPLAQMFGYSTDLRSMTQGRATYSMEFDHYEEVPKNVSEEIIKKRNG
- a CDS encoding rhodanese-like domain-containing protein, with amino-acid sequence MKKILLLGAVCCMLSADVKTVNISPDEIKKYDQIIDIRTPSEWQETGVIAGAKTITFNPNDKSAFLEELSKEVDVKKPIALVCRSGRRSTAAAAAIDSSDLKIINLDGGMSSLIEQGYKTTPYKK
- a CDS encoding Dps family protein — encoded protein: MSKVILQLNVIQADANALYIKFHDLHWNVKGIQFFSVHEYTEKAYEDMSEIFDDTAERALMLGGRPIVKAEELAKVTHIKHEPKEIYTPTEVLEIVLADYKHLLGEFKKLDELAEGDTTTQMYAQDQIAKFEKAIWMLNATLSK
- a CDS encoding hydrogenase-4 component G encodes the protein MKISQIANSYDNLGLKGNVKSEISLHKDEKNISKKESEITNLTAKDISNSYFLQYQKDIVKSSSSNLLAQSGLSFNAPKNLSEILSGLDLANIGYNGKSLNELSSDEANDLISENGFFGIANTVDRIASFVLNGAGDDVEKLKAGREGAAKGFEDAKKIWGGELPEISQKTIEKTLETLDKKIAELGGNVLNVSA
- a CDS encoding major outer membrane protein, giving the protein MKLTKISLAALVALGAFSSVASATPLEEAIKNVDLSGFARYRYTHTHEYDKRQENVIKANDAKHNFKMITNFKAAIDDNFFGVIGLRYNANDGSGDNVDAGTDKTDTKTPFNVHQFYLGYKAGNTTITAGKQEIGSYFTDDAIGTGVRVVNEDIEGLTLTALAFDALEGGDESDGDLYKTNVTNNLDGYDVGNLYAAGIAGSYDPINFQLWYASLTNLADLLAADVSANFAINDDISLGGRINYVNSTADKEAKNYLSSLNGYKYNDGNFYAGELSASLFGLDLSAGYIGWKVQDKGATSFSFEDQGSLIDAGEDVFDWTLTEGKGNFFYATSAYAFDKFTVGLDYVKGNIKTAGANNQDVKEKIEEFVPRFAYQYSKKLKFSSFYSFQTHKFANDVKAKEDKFRFEAKYSF
- a CDS encoding c-type cytochrome, whose protein sequence is MKSIKISFLACFLVANAFAASQVYYIEARGEFGKELAEMAKKQANDRNEKVNVYVDEDPRRYKDNRILKLGVDRKGRYSVSLGKELYEKQCASCHGENADKRPFGSTPLKNMDAKDIEDSIISYRSDSSFGGSGKNVMQNQAKILSNNDLGAILAYLKGKDAFAEQDVNENKPVSTQTKQGSYLR
- the ccsA gene encoding cytochrome c biogenesis protein CcsA, which gives rise to MLNPRSLFLSMGPAIILMIIFAIASGAATIIESKTSTEAAWYYVYGASWFALIQLLLGINLAYNIFRYNLIDPKKLPSLIFHLGFIVILIGAGITRYLGFEADMHIREKTQSNIVTTKISYLNLTALNDNGEEINAALPLGISDAKKGFDLKLKIADNEANLKFKEFVPNASYKFVDDKNGQPVVEFVVSNESESEEIFLLEEEEARVADISFIFNAKPDESKKYVLFKLVDGNFTVTSNTDLSKFTMSDSSKTELKAGSVNDFGMGSLYTISNINFAPRLVSTHALRKLVSTKDSEFNALIAELNYKGESKEMHIFYNLTEPSRLAVAGQKFNASWGAQQVKLPFSLYLKDFELKRYPGSNSPMSYSSEVIVKDDTNMSGLDYKIYMNHVLDYDGYRFFQSSYDTDEKGTILSVNKDPGKIPTYIGYFLLGLGFVLNVVNPGSRFRKLAKLIDNESTKGGKKVVAIIAIMLLSLSFSSLKAEDFLPNISKEHTQKLSRLIVQSSDGRMKPFDTLSKEILNKIHRSENINSLNSNQAMLSIMVTPDFWRNEKIISLGQSKELKKELGIDENAKYASFNDFFRATKDGGSEYKLTKFAEIANRKHPGSRNTFDKDVIKIDERLNVFYMIFIGEIFKIFPKQDDPSNSWYSPASAMMYFPPKEADLVINMMREYFAAVDAATKDNDWSKADATLDKISAYQQKYGSAVMPSEEKINIEILFNKIQIFERLTPVYLLAGLALLFFVFIKMLAPKVQINGIVKIVYIINLLAFFAHTVGLGLRWYIAEHAPWSNAYESMVYIAWALGFSGIVFAKRSPIALALTSILAGVTLFVAHLSWMDPQITTLVPVLQSYWLTIHVSVITASYGFLGLCALLGGFTLLLIILQNKKKPNPEISRNILEATRINEMAMILGLSLLTLGNFLGGVWANESWGRYWGWDSKETWALVSILVYAAVLHIRFIPKLNNQYAFAVASFFAYWSIIMTYFGVNFYLAGMHSYAAGDPLPVPDFVWISIVIMVLMSILAFTKRSLCSRL